One stretch of Cheilinus undulatus linkage group 5, ASM1832078v1, whole genome shotgun sequence DNA includes these proteins:
- the cdk7 gene encoding cyclin-dependent kinase 7 produces the protein MAVDVKSRAKRYEKLDFLGEGQFATVYKARDKMTDTIVAIKKIKVGHRTEAKDGINRTALREIKLLQELHHQNIIGLLDAFGHKSNISLVFDFMETDLEVIIKDTSLVLTPANIKAYILMTLQGLEYLHQHWVLHRDLKPNNLLLDGNGVLKLADFGLAKSFGSPNRVYTHQVVTRWYRSPELLFGARMYGVGVDMWAVGCILAELLLRIPFLAGDSDLDQLTKIFEALGTPTEETWPGMSSLPDYVSFKIFPGTPLEHIFSAAGDDLLELLQALFTFNPSTRTTATQALKMRYFSNRPGPTPGPQLPRPNCSVEALREKETVGLKRKIEGLETTVMKKKLIF, from the exons ATGGCGGTTGATGTAAAATCCCGAGCTAAACGATACGAAAAACTTGATTTCCTCGGAGAGGGTCAG TTTGCAACAGTCTACAAAGCCAGAGATAAAATGACTGACACCATAGTAGCCATTAAAAAG ATCAAAGTAGGACACCGAACCGAGGCTAAAGATG GTATTAACAGGACTGCTCTTAGAGAGATCAAACTGCTGCAGGAACTTCATCATCAAAATATTATTGGG CTGCTTGATGCCTTTGGACACAAATCCAACATCAGTCTGGTGTTTGATTTCATGGAAACAGATCTGGAG gtgaTTATCAAAGACACCAGCCTTGTCCTGACTCCTGCCAACATCAAAGCCTACATCCTCATGACCCTACAGGGATTAGAGTACCTGCACCAACATTGGGTACTACACAGG GATCTGAAGCCTAATAATCTGCTGTTAGATGGCAATGGAGTGTTGAAGTTGGCTGATTTTGGTTTGGCCAAATCATTTGGAAGTCCTAACAGAGTCTACACGCATCAAGTTGTTACCAG gTGGTACCGCTCTCCCGAGCTCCTGTTTGGTGCCAGGATGTATGGTGTTGGTGTTGATATGTGGGCAGTGGGGTGCATCCTGGCAGAGTTGCTTCTTCGG ATACCATTCCTTGCTGGGGACTCAGATCTTGACCAGCTGACTAAGATCTTTGAGGCTCTTGGGACACCCACAGAAGAAACATGGCCT GGAATGAGCAGTCTACCAGACTATGTGTCCTTCAAAATCTTTCCCGGCACACCTCTGGAGCATATATTTAGTGCCGCTGGAGATGACTTACTAGAGCTGCTACAGGCTCTCTTTACGTTTAACCCCTCCACAAGGACAACAGCTACACAG GCACTGAAGATGAGGTACTTCAGTAATCGACCTGGTCCCACTCCAGGTCCTCAACTCCCCCGACCCAACTGTTCAGTGGAGGCTCTGAGGGAGAAGGAAACAGTCGGACTCAAGAGGAAAATTGAAGGCCTAGAGACAA CTGTGATGAAAAAGAAGCTCATTTTCTGA